In Rhodothermaceae bacterium, the genomic stretch AGGCCTTTTGGATTCATTGTTGGTCGTGTATCCCAGGTTCCGCATCATCAACGTCGAGGGAGGCGGCTGTGTCCCTTCGTCTGGATCTGCTCCAGCAATTCTTCCAACTCGGTCACTTTTTCTGGATGTTCGTCATATAGGTTTACCGACTCGCTGAAATCTGCCGACAGGTTGTACAGTTGTCCTGCAGGTTCTCCAGGCTCCGGTATGTAGTCGCGAGGTTCAGAGAATCCACCAGACCCTCGGTGGGGAATCAGCTTCCAGTCTCCGCCACGCATTGCGAAAAAGCCGTTCAGGGAATGTTGTACCATAGATGTGCGGAGTCCGGGTGACGTCCCTTGCAGAATCCCCAGAATGTCATAGCTGTCTTCAGCAGCATCCGGTGGAAGTTCTACCTGCAGGATAGATGCGGCAGTAGCCATGAGATCGGTCAACGAGACCAACTGATCGCTCACAGCGCCTGCTTCAACCCTCTCCGGCCAACGGGCGATGAATGGTACTCGATGTCCTCCTTCCCATATGTCTGCCTTTTGTCCACGCAGTTCCCCATTGGCACGATGTCCATAGTGCTCCACATCACCGGGGGGCCAATGTGCTCCATTGTCACTCGTCACAATGAGGAGCGTTTTATCAGCAATATCGTTGCGGTCCAGTGCATTAAATATATCTCCTACGACATCGTCCACCTGTGCCACGAAGTCACCATACATTCCTGCTCCCGTGGTTCCCATGTACGATGAATCGGGCAGCCAAGGTGTATGGGGGGCTGACAGAGGTACATACAGGAAGAAGGGAGCAGAATCTGCATGACCATCAATAAACTCCACGGCCTTCAATGTCGTTACGGGCAGCACATCCGCGTGATCAAAGTCAGGTGCAATAGCTCCAGCACGCCAGAAGCCACCGCCTCCTCGTCGTCGATGCTCACTCCGCCCAATTGTGTCCGTCGGTGCCTGGACTACCCATTCATTATGCACATATACGTAGGGAGGAAAATCCAATGATGAAGGAATCCCGTAGAAATAGTCAAAACCTATCGCATTCGGTCCTGGAGCAAGGCGTTGATTGTAGTCGACGGGTTCGATGGATCCCAGACCGAGGTGCCATTTACCGACGGCCCCGGTCGTATAGCCATTCTGCTGCAGCAGTCGTGGCAAGGTCAGCCTTGTCGTATCTATCAGACTCTTCGAATATCCAACGAGGACTCCTCTCTTCATGTGAGTTCTCCATGCGTAGCGCCCGGTAAGCAATCCATAGCGCGTCGGTGTGCACACCGCACTAGGCGAGTGGGCATCTGTGAACCGCATACCGTCGCGTGCTAGGCGGTCTATGTGAGGCGTCGAAATTTTCGATTCCGAATTGTATGCACCCGTATCCCCGTAACCCATGTCATCTGCCAAAATCACAACGATATTCGGATGGTCAGGTGCAGGGTCGCAGGAGGAGATCAGTAGGGCCGAAGGCAGGAAAAAAAGAGCATTGATCAACAAAATTCGTGTAGTTACCGAACGGTATAAAACGTGTTCGACTTCGGCTGACGAGGGGGAGTAGGGCATTAGCACTTTAGCGTAGAACAATGGTTATGATTGCCCGAAATGGCGGGTTAGCGTTTACTGATAACGCGTGGGTATTTTCCATTTGCTCCAACATTAGCAGCAACATACCGTCGGTTCGTTGAAATCTAACGTTTTCGACCGATTTATGGGGGTGTCGCTGACCAGTTTGGTCAATTTCA encodes the following:
- a CDS encoding arylsulfatase yields the protein MLINALFFLPSALLISSCDPAPDHPNIVVILADDMGYGDTGAYNSESKISTPHIDRLARDGMRFTDAHSPSAVCTPTRYGLLTGRYAWRTHMKRGVLVGYSKSLIDTTRLTLPRLLQQNGYTTGAVGKWHLGLGSIEPVDYNQRLAPGPNAIGFDYFYGIPSSLDFPPYVYVHNEWVVQAPTDTIGRSEHRRRGGGGFWRAGAIAPDFDHADVLPVTTLKAVEFIDGHADSAPFFLYVPLSAPHTPWLPDSSYMGTTGAGMYGDFVAQVDDVVGDIFNALDRNDIADKTLLIVTSDNGAHWPPGDVEHYGHRANGELRGQKADIWEGGHRVPFIARWPERVEAGAVSDQLVSLTDLMATAASILQVELPPDAAEDSYDILGILQGTSPGLRTSMVQHSLNGFFAMRGGDWKLIPHRGSGGFSEPRDYIPEPGEPAGQLYNLSADFSESVNLYDEHPEKVTELEELLEQIQTKGHSRLPRR